The Methylobacterium sp. PvR107 genome contains a region encoding:
- a CDS encoding amidohydrolase family protein, translated as MSTSLIRSRRMITRTLDHDRWEEIADGAVLQKDGIIAAVGTYADLHARYPDAPVIGSGREILLPGFVNGHHHVGLTPVQLGSPDMPLELWFVTRMVARNLNLYLDTLYSAFEMVGSGITTVQHIHGWMPGSLEEVEARSNEVLRAYRDIGMRVSYCFAVRDQNRLVYQADMDFVGSLPAPLQDPMKRWFERFQMSLEDNFSLFRSLHSGQAGAARAKIQLAPANLHWCSDAALEGLAGLSESYDVPMHMHLVETAYQKAYAEKRGGGTALEYLDRFGMLGPRLTLGHGVWLNESDIERVAATGTCICHNCSSNFRLRSGVAALNRFEAKGINTAIGLDEAGINDDRDMLQEMRLVLRAHRVPGMDEADVPSMAQVLRMATVGGARTTPYGDSLGTIEVGKGADLVLIDWDQIAYPYLDPETPLLDAVIQRAKTGGVTTVLCEGEVLYADGRFTRVDKDAALKALHDDLSRALSDDEVERRQLSKALLPHAKRFYADYIDPSRHEPFYRPSSRV; from the coding sequence ATGAGCACATCGCTGATCCGCAGCCGGCGGATGATCACCCGCACCCTCGACCACGATCGCTGGGAGGAGATCGCCGACGGCGCGGTCCTCCAGAAGGATGGGATCATCGCGGCGGTCGGCACCTATGCGGACCTGCACGCCCGCTACCCCGACGCTCCCGTGATCGGCTCCGGCCGCGAGATCCTGCTGCCGGGCTTCGTCAACGGCCACCACCATGTCGGCCTGACGCCGGTGCAGCTCGGCTCCCCCGACATGCCCCTGGAGCTGTGGTTCGTCACCCGCATGGTGGCGCGCAACCTGAACCTCTACCTCGACACCCTGTACTCGGCCTTCGAGATGGTCGGCTCCGGGATCACCACGGTCCAGCACATCCACGGCTGGATGCCCGGCAGCCTGGAGGAGGTCGAGGCGCGCTCCAACGAGGTGCTCCGCGCCTATCGCGACATCGGCATGCGGGTCTCGTACTGCTTCGCGGTCCGCGACCAGAACCGCCTCGTCTACCAGGCCGACATGGACTTCGTGGGGAGCCTGCCGGCGCCGCTGCAGGACCCGATGAAGCGCTGGTTCGAGCGCTTCCAGATGTCCCTGGAGGACAATTTCTCCCTGTTCCGCAGCCTGCATAGCGGCCAGGCCGGGGCCGCGCGGGCCAAGATCCAGCTCGCGCCCGCCAACCTCCACTGGTGCTCCGACGCGGCCCTCGAAGGCCTCGCCGGCCTGTCCGAATCCTACGACGTGCCGATGCACATGCACCTCGTCGAGACCGCCTACCAGAAGGCCTACGCGGAGAAGCGCGGCGGCGGCACCGCCCTGGAGTATCTCGACCGGTTCGGCATGCTCGGTCCGCGGCTGACGCTCGGCCACGGCGTCTGGCTCAACGAGTCCGACATCGAGCGGGTGGCGGCGACCGGCACCTGCATCTGCCACAATTGCTCGTCGAACTTCCGGCTGCGCTCCGGCGTGGCGGCGCTCAACCGCTTCGAGGCGAAGGGGATCAACACGGCGATCGGCCTCGACGAGGCCGGCATCAACGACGACCGCGACATGCTTCAGGAGATGCGCCTCGTGCTGCGCGCCCACCGGGTGCCCGGCATGGACGAGGCCGACGTGCCGAGCATGGCGCAGGTGCTGCGCATGGCGACCGTCGGCGGCGCCCGCACCACGCCCTACGGCGACAGCCTCGGCACGATCGAAGTCGGCAAGGGCGCCGACCTCGTGCTGATCGACTGGGACCAGATTGCCTATCCGTATCTCGACCCGGAGACGCCGCTCCTCGACGCGGTGATCCAGCGGGCCAAGACCGGCGGCGTCACCACGGTGCTGTGCGAGGGCGAGGTCCTCTACGCCGACGGGCGCTTCACCCGGGTCGACAAGGACGCCGCCCTGAAGGCGCTCCACGACGACCTGTCGCGGGCGCTGTCGGACGACGAGGTCGAGCGGCGTCAGCTCTCCAAAGCCTTGCTGCCGCACGCGAAACGCTTCTACGCCGACTACATCGACCCGTCGCGGCACGAGCCGTTCTACCGCCCAAGTTCGCGCGTCTGA
- a CDS encoding aspartate/glutamate racemase family protein codes for MRLLLLNPNTSAAMTARMEQAAAAALAPDATLTVLTAARGLPYIASRAEAQLAGAAVLESLAEHQAGFDAAVIAAFGDPGLIAARELFDLPIVGMAEAAMLTACQLGQRFGIVTFSSTLLPWYEDAVALSGLSARCACVRAVSAAFRSVTEVQHELEAEIVALANRVVAENGADAVILAGAPLTGLAARLGDAVPVPLVDPLAAALGQAQALVRLGSRPPRVGRFARPPAKPATGLAPALRRWIERDDA; via the coding sequence GTGCGGCTCCTCCTCCTCAATCCGAACACCTCGGCCGCCATGACGGCCCGGATGGAGCAGGCCGCCGCGGCCGCCCTCGCCCCGGACGCGACGCTCACCGTGCTGACGGCCGCCCGGGGCCTGCCCTACATCGCGAGCCGCGCGGAGGCGCAGCTCGCGGGGGCCGCTGTGCTGGAAAGTTTGGCCGAGCACCAAGCCGGCTTCGACGCCGCCGTGATCGCAGCCTTCGGCGATCCCGGGCTGATCGCGGCGCGAGAGCTGTTCGACCTGCCTATCGTCGGCATGGCCGAGGCGGCGATGCTGACGGCCTGCCAGCTCGGCCAGCGCTTTGGCATCGTGACGTTTTCGAGCACTTTGCTGCCCTGGTACGAGGATGCGGTTGCTCTCTCCGGCCTCTCGGCCCGCTGCGCCTGTGTCCGGGCTGTCTCGGCGGCCTTCCGCTCGGTCACGGAGGTGCAGCACGAGTTGGAGGCGGAGATCGTCGCCCTGGCCAACCGGGTCGTCGCCGAGAACGGGGCCGACGCGGTGATCCTCGCCGGCGCCCCGCTGACCGGCCTCGCCGCGCGGCTCGGCGACGCGGTGCCGGTCCCCCTGGTTGATCCGCTGGCGGCCGCTCTCGGTCAGGCGCAGGCGCTGGTCCGGCTCGGCTCGCGTCCGCCGCGCGTGGGCCGCTTCGCCCGGCCCCCAGCCAAGCCCGCCACCGGGCTGGCACCGGCCTTGCGGCGCTGGATCGAGCGGGACGACGCCTGA
- a CDS encoding aspartate/glutamate racemase family protein: protein MVGTRPTVRLGMLTPSSNSVLEPMTARLLAGQPGITAHFARLRVTQIGLSTAALGQFDQAPMLAASALLADARVAAMLWNGTAGAWLGFANDEVLSDAITRRTGVPASTSALAFRDLFRRRGIGRVGLVTPYTGDVQARIQANWQADGLDCSAERHLGLSENFAFAEAGEAEIAGMVRAVAAEGAEAAAIVCTNLAGAALAPALEAELGIPVYDSVTVSLWKAMDLAGLDTAAITGWGSVFAPA, encoded by the coding sequence ATGGTGGGCACGCGGCCGACGGTCAGGCTCGGAATGCTGACGCCGTCCTCGAATAGCGTCCTCGAACCGATGACGGCGCGCCTGCTGGCCGGGCAGCCGGGAATCACGGCTCATTTCGCGCGCCTGCGGGTGACGCAGATCGGCCTGTCGACGGCGGCGCTCGGTCAGTTCGACCAGGCGCCGATGCTGGCCGCCTCCGCGCTGCTCGCCGACGCCCGGGTCGCCGCGATGCTGTGGAACGGCACGGCGGGCGCTTGGCTCGGCTTCGCGAACGATGAGGTCCTGTCCGATGCGATCACGCGGCGGACCGGCGTGCCGGCCTCGACTTCGGCGCTCGCCTTTCGCGACCTGTTCCGACGGCGCGGGATCGGGCGCGTTGGGCTGGTGACGCCCTATACGGGGGATGTCCAGGCGCGGATCCAGGCGAACTGGCAGGCCGACGGGCTCGACTGCTCGGCCGAGCGGCACCTCGGCCTGTCGGAGAACTTCGCCTTCGCGGAGGCCGGGGAGGCCGAGATCGCCGGGATGGTCCGCGCCGTGGCGGCCGAGGGCGCCGAGGCGGCCGCCATCGTGTGCACCAACCTCGCGGGCGCCGCCCTCGCGCCCGCCCTCGAAGCGGAACTCGGGATCCCGGTCTACGATTCGGTGACGGTCAGTCTCTGGAAGGCGATGGATCTCGCCGGGCTGGACACAGCTGCGATCACCGGCTGGGGCAGCGTGTTCGCACCGGCCTGA
- a CDS encoding chromosome partitioning protein ParA has product MAWSPFRNGLFPADRSTETVHSDIPTSKIIEAPVAAAHLAAAGELSVAKTNSVERNPLDAIGQRDELLRMRVSEMSSRLEELKSLQDDFSSVLTPLIAISEELPRATMRLAEVEALFAMEQQSALAARREVSELTVKTAALASDLATTTAEVARLESGIHSRDIELEQLRVTGRDKGLAAENFERQLVAEVEQTKAFSAENKALRLEAHAADQALSRSERDLAEARERLAILDQDNRRLQLLCEDQEGRLAEAAVRYDSLREEAENERQRLLAIEADFAAESAARQKSDAQYEAEIGALRTERASLTMKLEAATNRANATEQLLAQLRAQLREKDEAHRASERAAKEAAIERITSDRRVEAVQADLARQTERLLEAQRLRSELDNRCDMLTKALAAKDVAVEQATSRATTLSDRIDQLSHRHAAELHELEVSNRRLVEDLQSERSERALMQGALDIARESRVTLQKQHEALKRDARKIRGLDGVGPVPDLEHSAAPTKTGSEALDNIRPFLPPERAS; this is encoded by the coding sequence ATGGCGTGGTCGCCTTTTCGCAATGGTTTGTTCCCAGCAGATAGATCAACCGAGACTGTTCATAGCGATATCCCGACTTCCAAAATAATTGAAGCGCCCGTTGCAGCAGCGCACCTCGCCGCTGCAGGCGAACTGTCTGTAGCCAAGACCAATTCTGTCGAACGCAACCCTTTAGATGCAATCGGACAACGCGACGAATTGCTCCGCATGCGCGTCAGCGAAATGAGCAGTCGGCTCGAAGAGCTGAAAAGTTTGCAGGATGACTTCTCGTCCGTGTTGACGCCCCTCATCGCCATCTCGGAAGAATTACCGCGCGCAACCATGCGTCTTGCAGAAGTTGAGGCGCTCTTTGCCATGGAGCAACAATCCGCCCTCGCTGCGCGGCGGGAGGTCAGCGAGCTCACCGTGAAGACTGCCGCCTTGGCGAGCGACCTCGCCACAACGACCGCTGAGGTCGCTCGCTTGGAGAGCGGTATCCATAGCCGCGATATCGAACTTGAGCAGTTGCGTGTCACAGGGCGAGACAAGGGTCTCGCGGCTGAAAATTTCGAGCGCCAACTCGTCGCTGAAGTGGAGCAGACAAAAGCTTTTTCTGCAGAGAACAAAGCCTTGCGTCTTGAGGCTCATGCTGCTGACCAAGCGCTTTCACGATCTGAACGTGACCTAGCCGAGGCGCGCGAGCGCCTTGCAATTCTTGACCAAGACAATCGCCGTCTACAGTTGTTGTGCGAGGATCAGGAGGGGCGATTAGCCGAGGCGGCAGTTCGATATGACAGCTTGCGAGAGGAGGCCGAGAATGAGCGCCAGCGGCTGCTGGCCATAGAAGCCGATTTCGCAGCCGAAAGCGCCGCCCGGCAGAAGTCTGACGCTCAGTATGAGGCTGAAATCGGGGCATTACGGACTGAACGCGCCAGCTTGACTATGAAGCTGGAGGCCGCAACGAACCGAGCGAACGCGACCGAGCAACTTCTTGCGCAACTGCGAGCACAATTACGAGAGAAGGACGAGGCACACCGGGCCTCAGAGCGAGCGGCGAAGGAAGCTGCGATCGAGCGTATAACATCCGACCGCCGGGTCGAAGCAGTGCAGGCAGATCTCGCGCGTCAGACTGAACGGCTGCTCGAAGCGCAGCGGCTTCGGTCTGAGTTGGACAACCGCTGCGATATGCTTACGAAGGCCCTGGCGGCCAAGGATGTTGCGGTTGAGCAGGCGACGTCTCGCGCCACGACACTCTCCGACCGCATTGACCAACTCAGCCATCGTCACGCGGCCGAGTTGCACGAGCTCGAGGTCTCCAACCGCCGCCTCGTCGAAGATCTACAATCTGAGCGCTCGGAGCGAGCTCTGATGCAGGGTGCTTTGGACATCGCTCGCGAGAGCCGTGTCACACTGCAGAAGCAGCATGAGGCACTCAAGCGAGATGCTCGAAAAATCCGAGGGCTCGATGGGGTGGGCCCCGTTCCGGACCTTGAACACAGCGCCGCGCCGACAAAAACTGGATCCGAAGCTTTGGATAATATCCGTCCGTTTCTCCCGCCTGAACGAGCTAGCTGA
- a CDS encoding sensor histidine kinase yields the protein MHALLAKLGLRFTEPADERLFVERFTLDDLGRTQAAMVLGALVYCAFAAWDRIVDPIAWTTTLAMRAAVAIIVLLPLTAALSLRRARAWAEPIYLAYCLAPGCALSVIYLALERGFAHASAGMIIVILFVATLLPLRLPALAVFCAATWSCFATCEAFARHDQPGLSFVNNFEIGMAYALSLYAVGAREIRARLHFRTEQAVQREKGRSEAALAELRAAQAHLVQSEKLAALGQLVAGVAHEVNTPIGLALTIVTTIDADVKQLALVVDGGQVRRSELVQAVARLREGAQLAFVNLTRATELLRNFKQVAVDQSSEIQRDFEISEWLHDLMSTLGPLLRQRGHEVRIHCEAGIVLSSYPGALGQVISNLALNAIHHAFADGRCGVLDLRVSRVTPNDLRIVFTDDGAGIPADDLPRVFDPFFTTGRGRGSTGLGLQIVHNLVVSTLGGQIRLASEAGWGTQATIDLPLSVAS from the coding sequence ATGCACGCGCTCCTCGCCAAGCTCGGCCTCCGCTTTACCGAACCGGCCGACGAGCGCCTCTTCGTCGAGCGCTTCACTCTTGACGACCTGGGACGCACGCAGGCGGCAATGGTGCTGGGCGCGCTCGTGTACTGCGCATTCGCCGCCTGGGATCGCATCGTGGATCCCATCGCCTGGACGACGACTCTCGCGATGCGTGCCGCGGTCGCGATCATCGTCTTGCTGCCGCTCACCGCAGCCCTGTCACTGCGGCGCGCGCGGGCCTGGGCCGAGCCGATCTACCTCGCTTACTGCCTCGCCCCCGGCTGCGCGCTCAGCGTGATCTACCTCGCTCTGGAGCGCGGCTTCGCGCACGCGAGCGCCGGGATGATCATCGTCATCCTGTTCGTCGCAACCCTGCTGCCGCTGCGTCTGCCCGCGCTTGCCGTCTTCTGCGCAGCGACCTGGAGCTGCTTTGCGACGTGCGAGGCATTCGCGCGGCACGATCAGCCCGGGCTGTCGTTCGTCAACAACTTCGAGATCGGCATGGCCTACGCCCTGTCGCTCTACGCCGTCGGCGCGCGGGAGATCCGCGCGCGATTGCACTTCCGGACGGAGCAGGCGGTCCAGCGGGAGAAGGGCCGCTCGGAGGCGGCGCTTGCCGAACTGCGCGCTGCGCAGGCACACCTCGTGCAATCCGAAAAGTTGGCGGCCCTCGGACAGCTCGTGGCCGGCGTCGCCCACGAGGTCAATACGCCGATCGGGCTGGCGCTGACCATCGTCACGACGATCGACGCCGACGTGAAGCAGCTCGCCCTTGTCGTCGACGGTGGGCAGGTGCGGCGCTCGGAACTGGTGCAGGCCGTCGCGCGGCTCAGAGAAGGCGCACAACTGGCATTCGTCAATCTGACGCGCGCCACCGAGCTGCTGCGCAACTTCAAGCAGGTCGCGGTCGATCAGAGCAGCGAGATACAGCGCGACTTCGAGATTTCCGAGTGGCTGCACGATCTGATGAGCACGCTCGGACCGCTGCTACGGCAGCGGGGGCACGAAGTGCGAATCCACTGCGAGGCGGGGATCGTACTCTCGTCCTACCCAGGGGCGCTCGGGCAAGTCATCAGCAATCTCGCCCTGAATGCGATCCACCACGCCTTCGCGGACGGACGATGCGGCGTCCTCGATCTTCGCGTCTCGCGCGTGACTCCGAACGACCTGCGCATCGTGTTCACCGACGATGGGGCCGGCATCCCGGCTGACGATCTGCCGAGGGTGTTCGACCCTTTCTTTACGACAGGACGCGGGAGGGGCAGCACCGGTCTGGGTCTGCAGATCGTGCACAACCTCGTCGTGTCGACGCTGGGCGGGCAGATTAGACTCGCGAGCGAAGCGGGGTGGGGCACGCAAGCGACGATCGATCTGCCCCTCTCTGTTGCCTCATGA